The segment CCAAAATCAGGAATTCGAGCAGGCGGCCAAGCTGCGCGATCGCATCAAGCACCTGCGGGGCAAAATGCTGGGGCAGAACTCCCAGAACTGAACCGGCCGCCCTTAACGTGCTGTAGAATAGCCGCGACTGCTAGCAGCGGATAGTCTAATGCGATTGCTTGTTGGGCTGTTGGGCAGCCTGGGCGCTGTGGCGCTGGCCGCACCGGCCCAGGCGAACGAACTGCTGTACTGGCAGTTCGAGCAGGACCAGCGGAAGCTGACGTTTCGAACGGTACACCCCGTGCGGCCCCAGGCGCAGCTTGTGACCTCGCCCAGCCGCATCGCAATCGATCTGCCCGGGATCCAGCTGGGGCAGCCGACGGTGCGCGAAACTGTACCGGGGGTCGTACGCGAGGTGCGCATCGGGCAATTCAAGCCGCAAACGGCCCGCCTGGTTATCGAGCTCAAACCGGGCTACACCCTCGATCCGCAACAAATTCAAATCCGCGGCGCCACGCCCCAGCACTGGTCAGTGACGCTCCCCGAACCGCAGCGCGTAGGGGGCTAGCAATTACGGCAATCCCGCCATCCCCAGCGGCAGAAGACCGAACGCCGTAGCAGCGGCGCTTGCCCTAGCCTGCTGGATGGTAGAAGCGGTTGGCAAGCACGGATCGCGAACCAAGGGGGTGGTGCGCAATGCGAACCTTTACGCGCAAACAGGTAGTCAACTGGCAAGTCGGTGGCAGCCGACCCTTCCGCCGCGGCCGGATGGAGACAGTCTGGCTCGACGGTCGCGGGCGCGTCCTCCATCGCGAAACGGTTCCGCTAGAGGATAGCAGCGGGGGGTGGGGCTTTGACTGGCTCGATGGCTTCCCGCTGCCGCGCGAGGAGGGCCGCGCATGGCGCCGCGATCCCAATGGCGAGAAGCTTGTTGATGCCGAGGTAGTTGACGGCCGCCAACCGCTCGCCGAGCAGTGGCAGCAGCTGCGCGATCGCCTAGCCCAACTCGGGCAGCGCCTCCAGCGCGCGGCGCGTGCGGCCTGGTTCGAGCTGACGCGCTAGCTAGCGCAGGGCGGGCGCGACTGTAGCGGCCTGCTCGGCCCCATCGGCAGTGCGCGCCAGAGTCGGCACGGACTGCCGCAGCTTGTTGGTTATGGCGACTGTTTTGGCGTCGTAGGCCTGGGTGAGCATGTTGGGGTAGAGCCCCACGCCAATGATGGGAACCAGCAAGCAAGCGATGATAAACACCTCGCGCGGCTCGGCGTCGATGAGGTTTTCGCGCTCGACCAGCTCCCGGTTCTCGCGCCCGTAGAAGATCTCGCGCAGCATGGAGAGCAGATAGATGGGGGTGAGGATCGCGCCCACCGCCGCCAAAAACACCACAACGGCCTTGAACGTCAGACTGTAGGCATCGCTGGTTGAAAAGCCCACAAACACCATGATCTCGGCCACAAAACCGCTCATACCGGGAAGGGCCAGCGAGGCCAGCGAGCAGGTGGTAAACATGGCAAAGAGTTTCTGCATGCGCTGGCCTACGCCACCCATCTCATCCAGCATGAGCGTGTGCGTGCGATCATAGGTCGCCCCCACCAAAAAGAACAGGCTAGCGCCGATCAGCCCATGCGAGACCATCTGCAGCACAGCGCCATTAAGGCCCAAATCGGTAAACGAGCCGATCCCAATCAGCACAAAGCCCATGTGCGAGATGGACGAGTAAGCGATCTTGCGCTTGAGGTTGCGCTGGGCGAATGAGGTCAGGGCGGCGTAGATGATGTTGACCACCCCCAACACCACCAACGCCGGGGCAAACGAGGCGTGCGCGTCCGGCAGCATCCCGGCATTCATGCGGATTAGGGCATAGCCGCCCATCTTGAGCAAAATGCCGGCCAGCAGCATGTGGACGGGGGCGGTGGCCTCGCCGTGGGCATCGGGCAGCCACGTATGGACCGGAATGATGGGGAGCTTGACCGCGTAGGCAACCAAAAAGGCCGCGTACACCCAGACCTGGAAATAAAAGGCGTAATCCTTGGCGGCCAGCGCTTGCATGTCGAAGGTGACGGCATCGCCGTAGAAGGCCATCATTAGCGCCGCCACCAAAATGAACAGCGAACTCCCTGCCGTATAGAGAATGAATTTGGTGGCTGCATAGCGGCGCTGCTTGCCGCCCCAGATTGACAGCAGCAGATAAACCGGAATCAGCTCCAGCTCCCAAGCCAGGAAAAACACCAGCATGTCCTGGACGGCGAACACGGCGATCTGGCCGCCGTACATCGCCAGCATGAGAAAGTAAAACAGT is part of the Cyanobacteria bacterium QS_8_64_29 genome and harbors:
- a CDS encoding NAD(P)H-quinone oxidoreductase subunit 4 (shuttles electrons from NAD(P)H, via FMN and iron-sulfur (Fe-S) centers, to quinones in the respiratory chain; subunit D, with NdhB and NdhF are core membrane components) yields the protein MADFPWLTIGILFPVLAGLAIPFLPDDSGKTVCWYALGVGIADFLLLSGAFYWAYDISDPGLQLVERYAWIPEIGLNWSVAADGLSMPLILLTGFVTTLAILAGWPVNLKPKLFYFLMLAMYGGQIAVFAVQDMLVFFLAWELELIPVYLLLSIWGGKQRRYAATKFILYTAGSSLFILVAALMMAFYGDAVTFDMQALAAKDYAFYFQVWVYAAFLVAYAVKLPIIPVHTWLPDAHGEATAPVHMLLAGILLKMGGYALIRMNAGMLPDAHASFAPALVVLGVVNIIYAALTSFAQRNLKRKIAYSSISHMGFVLIGIGSFTDLGLNGAVLQMVSHGLIGASLFFLVGATYDRTHTLMLDEMGGVGQRMQKLFAMFTTCSLASLALPGMSGFVAEIMVFVGFSTSDAYSLTFKAVVVFLAAVGAILTPIYLLSMLREIFYGRENRELVERENLIDAEPREVFIIACLLVPIIGVGLYPNMLTQAYDAKTVAITNKLRQSVPTLARTADGAEQAATVAPALR